AATGTTCAACCGATTCTGTACCCCGCAGTGGAAGAAAGTGGGGCCCGTTTGCGTTTTTTCGTGACCGCCTCGCACACCACCGAACAGATCGTCGAAACGGTAAAAGCCGTGGCGGAAGAGCTGGCTCAGATAGCTCCTGCCTACTTTGCACAGTCGGGAGAAACGCCCCGTCCGGTGGGAAATGCCGTCTAAAATCATCACCTCACCCGTGTCTCTCGGGAAAAAAGGTGTTGCGAAGTTTTCCTAGAATCATAAAAATGACTGTCGTGCGTTAGATCCGTGCCCTAAGACTTCTTTCCCCTACGATTAAAGAGGTATCCGTCGTGCTCACTGAAGCGCAAATTCATCGCAGCTTTCGTAAACTTTTTGAAAACACCGAGGTCTCATCGGAACTTTGCGATAAGGCAGAGTCGTTGATCGATGACCTGCGACTGGAAAGTCCCTTGCGTCACCGGCTCTCTGAAGAATTGGACGAGCTTCGCGAGATTTGTTTGACAAATAACGGATAGGCCCTGCTCACCTCGTTTAGATCAAAAAAACCTTGATTCGCCAGCTGCGGATCAAGGTTTTCTGTTTTACCGTGTTCGCGACTCTGATCAGCGGTTGACCGAGAAGCCCAGCGTAGCACCGGCGGTGGTGAAGGATTGGCCGGGGAACTTGTCATGGATTAGTGGGAGGCCTTTATGAAAGCCGGGACCACGTCCGATGCCGTTGGTGAAGGCCATAAACTGGGCCCCCACCTCGATCGTGAATTTCTTCGTGACGTCAAAACCTGCGTTCAGTCGCAGCTCACCACCCCAAGTAAAGCGATTGTTGAGGTTCGTGGTGTCGTCAACGATGTGGATTTTGGTAATCGGTTCACCGTCCAGGATCGCGAGACGTCTGCCAAATGGTCCGTACAACGCCGTCTGTATGATTTCGGTATGCTCATGAGTCTGCTTGATATTCGTTTCTGCCATGTTGTGAAAAGCAAATCCTTTAATTTCCGTTCCCAACCGCCATCGACCCCTTCTCTTTGAGGCTCGCATGCCAAGCTGTCCGCCGAGCAGATCGTTATCCGTGAATGTCTCGCTATCGTAAAAATCATCGGTTAACAAAAAGTCGAGTTCTTCAGCCCCGCTTGTCGGCGGAATGGATGGATCGGTTCGTTGGTAAGCCAGAATATTAAAATGATCTCGAATCCGGTTGTAGCGAACTCCTACGAACGGCTCCAGAATCGCACCATTGAAAGTCGGTTTCATGCGCCAAACGCGGTTGATGTCGATGCTGTAGACATTAAATGCGTTTTCCGTCACGAAAGTGTCGCCGATCGGATTGCCGCGAATGTCATCCACCACGGTACCGTCTTGGGCCACATTCGGGTTGATCAGTCGGCGCTCGGGATTGTCGATCTTCTGCACGGACACAAGCCAGCCGCTGGCCGTTCCGTGACGGCTTGACTCTCGCATATAGCCAAAGTCGAAGATATTTCCACTTGTCCAATCGGAAAAGTCTTCGCCGCCAATCGCTTGTTTGGCACGGCTGACGCTTGTCGACAACCGTTGGTATTCGAAGAAGAATCCCAAATTGGCTGTCGGACGTTCGTCGCCACAGTCGCAGTAGATTGGCTCAAACCAGTTGAAATTCAAATCCTCCGGGCAAAACTCCGGGAAGAGATGATTTTCGTGGACAACTTCTGCTGATGCGGAATCCGCGACAGTTGTCATCCATGCTGCGAGCAATGCTAGAAGAACGAATTTGCTTTTCAACGACATGATTCCGTTCCCACTCCCTGGTCATCCATGTGATCCACGGCCTTTTGATCCGTGAGTGTGGGTAATATCGGACGTACCTGTCACGCAAGTTGAGGAACACTGGTAAGAGATATGGAAAAGTTTGGATCTTTCGGTGGTTGCTACCGCCGCTGGCAAGCGGGCTTTTCCCCTGTTTTTCGAATTCAAGCCGATTTGGGCCCTCGGCCATCGCCGTCGTCATCGGGTTGCTCTGAATTGTCCTTGTTCGCACCACAGCCTATATTTACCAGATAGACGCCGTTCTAGGAGAATTGAGATATGAGACAGATTACGCGGATTGCTTGCTGGTCGACTTTAGTGGCTTGGGTAGTACTTCCAGCGGGCGCGCGGGGCCAGACGAGCTCACCCCAAGCGAAGGAGTTGATCAAGGAGTTTGATCAGGATCAGGATGGGAAATTAGGCAATGCCGAACTCGAACGGGCCTTGCAGGCGCTCTTCCCGCAGACACGTGAATATGTTCGTGTCATCAAGAGTGAGAAAGGCACTCCCATTGCCTTGGAGACTTCCGTCGCTTCGTTGGAGTCTCGTGATGGCGAAGTGCAAG
This genomic stretch from Pirellulaceae bacterium harbors:
- a CDS encoding BBP7 family outer membrane beta-barrel protein → MSLKSKFVLLALLAAWMTTVADSASAEVVHENHLFPEFCPEDLNFNWFEPIYCDCGDERPTANLGFFFEYQRLSTSVSRAKQAIGGEDFSDWTSGNIFDFGYMRESSRHGTASGWLVSVQKIDNPERRLINPNVAQDGTVVDDIRGNPIGDTFVTENAFNVYSIDINRVWRMKPTFNGAILEPFVGVRYNRIRDHFNILAYQRTDPSIPPTSGAEELDFLLTDDFYDSETFTDNDLLGGQLGMRASKRRGRWRLGTEIKGFAFHNMAETNIKQTHEHTEIIQTALYGPFGRRLAILDGEPITKIHIVDDTTNLNNRFTWGGELRLNAGFDVTKKFTIEVGAQFMAFTNGIGRGPGFHKGLPLIHDKFPGQSFTTAGATLGFSVNR